The proteins below are encoded in one region of Bremerella sp. P1:
- a CDS encoding DUF6268 family outer membrane beta-barrel protein gives MMRPTWVLLLLTLVLSGRSLGQAPYAPSQYTTPAEASYAPAQTVPAAWPPAPPWDDAQAGQPMPELVLPEEPPPEEQPSRRRGSGSPFGGSAGPGYGVEWFPAQPVQGQDVDFQLFEQDASTGMPIYRGDYGTAVLTASVQNTHYFTDAVLPDTGRAFPDDLWNVKFGLTYIRKFDSGSSLGIISSIGSASDKPFQSGDEINLNLISFLRKPAWNERDAWMFGVMYSPTGSLNFPVPIIAYEWNKSEAFQMNLGIPFSMTWRPREDWTLVATYVPLTNGSVMLTHDLSERWHVYGGYRSVARSYFLSDRVEKDDRFFALQQRLVTGIRWDVGKYGALDFSTGYAFDRRYGEGENQGSDLHDEVKVEPGAFIGLDFRLRF, from the coding sequence ATGATGCGACCTACTTGGGTGCTGCTACTGCTAACGCTCGTGCTCAGCGGACGATCGCTGGGACAGGCTCCGTATGCACCCTCTCAGTACACAACGCCGGCCGAGGCCTCGTACGCCCCTGCTCAGACGGTGCCGGCCGCCTGGCCCCCTGCTCCACCGTGGGATGACGCTCAGGCCGGGCAGCCGATGCCCGAGTTGGTCCTACCGGAAGAGCCACCGCCGGAAGAGCAACCCTCACGCAGGCGCGGCTCGGGAAGTCCGTTTGGAGGTTCTGCCGGGCCTGGCTATGGGGTCGAGTGGTTTCCTGCTCAACCGGTCCAGGGGCAAGACGTCGACTTTCAACTCTTCGAGCAAGACGCGTCGACAGGCATGCCGATCTACCGCGGAGACTACGGCACGGCCGTGCTGACCGCCAGCGTGCAGAACACCCACTACTTCACCGACGCGGTGCTGCCGGATACCGGCCGGGCATTTCCGGACGACCTGTGGAACGTGAAGTTCGGCCTGACGTACATTCGCAAGTTCGACAGCGGTTCGTCGCTGGGCATTATCAGCAGTATCGGCTCGGCAAGTGACAAGCCGTTTCAAAGTGGTGATGAGATCAACCTGAACCTGATTTCGTTTCTGCGAAAGCCGGCCTGGAACGAGCGCGATGCGTGGATGTTCGGCGTGATGTATTCGCCGACGGGCTCGCTCAACTTTCCGGTCCCGATCATCGCGTACGAGTGGAACAAGTCCGAGGCGTTTCAGATGAACCTGGGTATCCCGTTCTCGATGACGTGGCGACCGCGGGAAGACTGGACGCTGGTCGCGACCTACGTTCCGCTGACCAACGGAAGCGTGATGCTCACGCACGACCTGTCGGAGCGGTGGCACGTTTACGGCGGCTATCGATCGGTCGCGCGGTCGTACTTCCTAAGTGATCGCGTCGAGAAAGACGATCGCTTCTTCGCGCTGCAGCAGCGGCTGGTCACGGGTATTCGCTGGGACGTGGGCAAGTACGGAGCTCTCGACTTCAGTACTGGCTACGCGTTCGACCGGCGCTACGGTGAAGGAGAGAACCAAGGTTCCGACCTTCACGATGAAGTGAAGGTCGAACCAGGTGCGTTTATCGGGCTCGACTTTCGCCTGAGGTTTTAG
- the metF gene encoding methylenetetrahydrofolate reductase [NAD(P)H], with the protein MLSEFYKPGELPISFELYPPKTDKGVRSLMLQVERLMQHKPAYITCTYGAGGSTRGRTLEIVEKVKTMFQVPVAAHLTVVGSSVADLRSFLAEAERRGVDYIVALRGDPPQGETTFKPNPKGLRYANELVELINDEFNELGVLVAGYPEVHQEAPSAEADLENLKRKVDAGAQVIVSQLFFRNSDFYSWRERCEKAGITVPIVPGIFPINSLAQISKIAKMCGAGIPKKLYEKLSQKPEDAEWHKRVGTAYASQQVNDLFDNGVPGFHFYVLNQAEATGNILTALKEHMANKKSGSPA; encoded by the coding sequence ATGCTTTCCGAATTCTACAAGCCCGGCGAACTGCCGATCTCGTTTGAGCTGTATCCCCCTAAGACCGACAAGGGAGTGCGGTCGCTCATGCTGCAAGTTGAGCGGCTGATGCAACACAAGCCTGCCTACATCACCTGCACCTATGGCGCTGGTGGTTCGACACGCGGGCGAACGCTCGAGATCGTCGAGAAGGTTAAAACCATGTTCCAGGTGCCGGTTGCCGCGCACCTGACGGTGGTCGGTTCCAGCGTGGCCGACCTGCGTAGCTTCCTGGCCGAAGCCGAACGTCGTGGTGTCGATTACATTGTGGCCCTGCGTGGTGACCCACCCCAAGGCGAAACCACCTTCAAGCCCAATCCGAAGGGTCTGCGTTACGCCAACGAACTGGTCGAATTGATCAACGACGAGTTCAACGAGCTGGGCGTGCTGGTCGCCGGATATCCGGAAGTGCACCAGGAAGCCCCCAGTGCCGAAGCCGACCTCGAGAACCTCAAGCGAAAGGTCGACGCCGGTGCCCAGGTGATCGTTTCGCAATTGTTCTTCCGTAACAGCGACTTCTACAGCTGGCGCGAACGCTGCGAGAAGGCCGGCATTACCGTGCCGATCGTCCCTGGCATCTTCCCAATCAACAGCCTGGCGCAGATCTCGAAGATCGCCAAGATGTGCGGCGCCGGTATCCCGAAGAAGCTGTATGAAAAACTGAGTCAGAAGCCCGAAGATGCCGAGTGGCACAAGCGGGTCGGCACGGCGTACGCCTCGCAGCAAGTGAACGACCTGTTCGACAATGGCGTCCCAGGCTTCCACTTCTACGTGCTGAACCAGGCCGAAGCGACCGGCAACATCCTGACGGCTCTGAAAGAGCACATGGCCAACAAGAAGTCTGGCTCGCCTGCCTAA
- a CDS encoding putative sugar nucleotidyl transferase — protein MNCILFEDRLVSKLYPIVLARPAYGITCGGFRLAELLAEKFDACRGVVRYHIAAFQAQYYPPLHETPLTEGEPTLLLSASVVPRVQILEKLTRWVQSKQPGIVLHDGRVIAALLPPGQRIPNTSSTYDEFLAFVDTLTSRSDLSLRDETFELFEYAHDVVRFNEEIIHENLEYRLRSGDYHEVQDGLYAAGEISLAENVSVDASSGPIVVEEGVSIGPFCFLRGPAYLGRNVKVIEHSAIKDAVSLGHTTKIGGEVEATVIEPFSNKQHHGFLGHSYLGSWINLGAGTSNSDLKNTYGTVNMDYPFGRVATKMQFVGSIFGDYSKTAINTGIFTGKTIGVCSMLYGFVTTNVPSFVNYARLFGQVTELPPEVMISTQQRMFQRRNVTQTPCDIQLIHDMYLLTQEERQLTGEPLVF, from the coding sequence ATGAACTGCATCCTCTTTGAAGACCGTTTGGTTTCCAAGCTCTATCCGATCGTGCTTGCGCGACCGGCCTATGGGATCACGTGCGGTGGTTTTCGCCTGGCTGAACTGCTGGCCGAGAAGTTCGATGCCTGCCGTGGCGTGGTGCGGTATCATATCGCCGCTTTCCAGGCACAGTATTACCCGCCGCTGCACGAGACACCCCTGACCGAAGGTGAACCGACTCTGCTGCTGAGCGCCAGTGTTGTGCCTCGCGTACAGATCCTGGAAAAGCTGACTCGCTGGGTTCAGTCGAAGCAGCCAGGGATCGTGCTTCACGACGGCCGAGTCATCGCTGCCTTGTTGCCGCCAGGTCAGCGTATCCCGAACACCAGCAGCACTTACGACGAGTTCCTGGCCTTCGTCGATACCCTGACTTCCCGTTCCGATCTTTCGCTCCGCGACGAAACGTTCGAGCTGTTCGAGTACGCCCACGATGTCGTCCGGTTTAACGAAGAAATCATTCACGAAAACTTAGAATACCGGCTACGGTCTGGCGATTACCACGAAGTCCAAGATGGGTTATACGCTGCTGGCGAGATCAGCCTGGCCGAGAACGTTTCGGTGGATGCCTCAAGTGGCCCAATCGTGGTAGAAGAAGGCGTAAGTATTGGCCCCTTCTGCTTTTTACGCGGGCCCGCCTACTTGGGCCGGAACGTCAAAGTGATCGAGCATTCGGCCATTAAAGATGCCGTTTCGCTCGGACATACGACCAAAATTGGCGGAGAAGTAGAAGCAACGGTGATAGAACCGTTTTCCAACAAGCAGCACCACGGTTTCCTTGGACACAGTTATTTGGGAAGCTGGATAAACCTCGGCGCTGGGACATCGAACAGCGACCTGAAGAATACCTACGGAACAGTCAACATGGACTATCCGTTTGGCCGCGTCGCCACGAAAATGCAATTCGTGGGATCGATTTTTGGGGACTACTCAAAGACGGCCATCAATACGGGTATATTTACCGGTAAGACAATTGGCGTCTGCAGCATGTTATACGGATTCGTCACGACCAACGTGCCGAGCTTCGTGAACTATGCCCGCCTGTTCGGTCAGGTTACCGAACTGCCGCCGGAGGTCATGATTTCGACCCAACAAAGAATGTTCCAGCGGCGTAACGTAACCCAGACGCCTTGTGACATCCAACTGATACACGATATGTACCTGCTCACCCAGGAAGAACGTCAACTGACCGGTGAGCCCCTCGTTTTTTAG